The following are encoded together in the Neomonachus schauinslandi chromosome 15, ASM220157v2, whole genome shotgun sequence genome:
- the SHPK gene encoding sedoheptulokinase, whose protein sequence is MAARPVILGIDLGTTSVKAALVEAVPGDPSGFVVLASCARAARAEAAAQSAAAGPQGQEQDVSRIIQALNECLAALPRQLLQDVCGIGVSGQMHGVMFWRTGQGCEWTEGGPSPVFEPGAVSHLVTWQDGRCSSGFLASLPQPESHLSVASGFGCATIFWLLKNSPEFLRSYDAAGTIHDYVVAMLCGLPRSLMCDQNAASWGYFNTQSQSWNWEILRASGFPTHLLPDIAEAGSVAGRTSHAWFEIPRGTQVGVALGDLQASVYSCMAKRTDAVLNISTSVQLATSMPSGFQPAQTPDPAAPVTYFPYFDRTYLAVAASLNGGNVLATFVHMLVQWMADLGLEVEESTVYSCMIQAAAQQRDTCLTITPTVLGERHLPDQLASVTRISSSDLSLGHVTRALCRGIVQNLHSMLPFQQLKEWGVERVIGSGSALSRNEVLKQEVQRAFPFPVSFGQDVDAAVGAAVVMLQRNLNQRES, encoded by the exons ATGGCTGCGCGGCCCGTCATTCTCGGTATCGACCTGGGCACTACGTCTGTGAAGGCGGCCTTGGTGGAGGCCGTGCCCGGCGACCCATCGGGGTTTGTGGTCCTGGCGAGCTGTGCCCGGGCTGCGCGGGCCGAGGCGGCGGCCCAGAGCGCGGCGGCAGGGCCCCAG GGGCAGGAGCAGGATGTGAGCAGAATCATCCAAGCCCTAAATGAGTGCCTTGCTGCCCTTCCTCGGCAGCTGCTCCAGGACGTCTGTGGCATTGGAGTGTCAGGACAAATGCATGGAGTCATGTTTTGGAGAACAGGCCAAG GCTGTGAATGGACAGAGGGAGGGCCCTCTCCTGTGTTTGAGCCCGGAGCCGTGAGCCACCTGGTCACATGGCAGGATGGCCGGTGTAGCAGTGGGTTCCTGGCTTCTTTGCCCCAGCCAGAGTCCCATCTCAGTGTGGCCTCAGGGTTTGGCTGTGCAACCATCTTCTGGCTTTTGAAGAATAG CCCAGAGTTCCTGAGGTCCTACGATGCTGCTGGCACCATCCATGACTATGTGGTTGCCATGCTGTGTGGCTTGCCAAGATCCCTGATGTGCGACCAGAATGCTGCTAGCTGGGGATATTTCAACACTCAGAGCCAAAGCTGGAACTGGGAAAT ATTGAGGGCCTCAGGCTTTCCCACGCACCTGCTCCCAGACATCGCCGAGGCCGGCAGTGTGGCGGGCAGAACTTCCCATGCCTGGTTTGAAATCCCACGGGGGACACAGGTGGGCGTGGCCTTGGGTGATTTACAGGCCTCCGTCTATTCCTGTATGGCCAAAAGGACAGATGCAG TTCTCAACATCAGCACTTCAGTTCAGTTGGCAACCTCCATGCCTTCAGGATTCCAGCCGGCGCAGACTCCAGACCCTGCGGCTCCAGTCACCTACTTCCCGTACTTCGACAGGACCTACCTGGCGGTGGCAGCGTCACTCAATGGGGGCAACGTGCTGGCCACGTTTGTCCACATGCTGGTCCAGTGGATGGCGGATCTAG GTCTAGAGGTCGAAGAATCCACTGTGTATTCATGTATGATCCAGGCAGCTGCACAGCAAAGAGACACCTGCCTAACTATCACTCCAACGGTGTTGGGCGAGAGGCACCTGCCGGACCAGCTGGCCTCAGTGACCAGAATCTCCTCCTCTGATCTCTCCCTGGGGCACGTGACCCGGGCCCTGTGCCGAGGCATTGTTCAAAACTTGCACTCCATGCTTCCATTTCAACAGCTCAAGGAGTGGGGTGTGGAGCGGGTGATCGGCAGTGGGAGTGCACTGTCCAGGAATGAGGTGCTGAAGCAGGAGGTGCAGAGGGCTTTTCCCTTCCCAGTGTCCTTTGGGCAGGATGTGGACGCAGCTGTGGGGGCAGCTGTGGTCATGCTCCAGAGAAATCTTAACCAGAGGGAGTCTTAG